Proteins encoded in a region of the Pseudomonas syringae KCTC 12500 genome:
- a CDS encoding phage tail assembly chaperone produces MKELTMNIVPVSRNPQWTDQAHTSMTLWVIITEPGYMDRQDVISVSANHPDPQYAALFSRAIAGEFGEILEPSEQMILINVNAERGIYLDNATRRINELDFQLTIVQNAIASGAATVAQIESRPALQAELDAYSLYRAQLSNLSSLPGFPTSFAWPVPPATPFVYVKPPEVTTPPTGVSEDELPWIMTSIRSPRWADRARLSIVLLIIFEKTKDLHGEEEVTVSATGKPQAVELFNRAIAGAFGPILDPIEPVDTGDVEGQRSLYSAMAAAKVDSLISRLDTLQSAIEAQLKILPALQAELDAYWLYRVQLAQLDAQPGFPESFVWPVPPASPFLYVKPTEQLAPVRGVSADELPKS; encoded by the coding sequence ATGAAGGAATTAACCATGAACATAGTACCCGTCTCCCGTAACCCGCAATGGACCGATCAGGCCCACACCTCCATGACACTGTGGGTGATCATTACTGAACCCGGCTATATGGATCGTCAGGACGTTATATCGGTCTCTGCCAATCATCCGGATCCGCAATACGCAGCATTGTTCAGCCGCGCAATCGCCGGTGAGTTCGGTGAGATTCTCGAGCCGAGTGAGCAGATGATCCTTATCAACGTCAATGCGGAGCGCGGTATCTACCTGGACAACGCTACCAGGAGAATCAACGAGCTGGACTTTCAACTGACCATTGTGCAAAACGCCATCGCATCGGGGGCGGCCACAGTCGCGCAAATCGAGTCCCGGCCTGCGCTGCAAGCCGAGCTTGATGCGTATTCGCTTTACCGGGCACAGCTCTCCAATCTGAGTTCGCTCCCGGGATTCCCTACTTCTTTCGCCTGGCCGGTTCCTCCTGCGACTCCGTTTGTTTACGTAAAGCCGCCGGAAGTGACTACACCGCCTACAGGCGTGAGCGAAGATGAACTGCCTTGGATCATGACAAGCATTCGCAGTCCTCGCTGGGCTGATCGTGCCCGTCTGTCTATTGTTCTTTTGATCATCTTTGAGAAAACCAAAGATCTTCATGGTGAGGAGGAAGTCACTGTTTCAGCTACTGGCAAGCCGCAGGCCGTAGAGCTTTTCAACCGGGCAATCGCCGGGGCTTTTGGACCGATTCTTGATCCGATCGAGCCAGTGGACACGGGCGATGTCGAGGGACAGCGCAGCCTCTATTCGGCGATGGCTGCGGCGAAAGTCGATTCACTGATCAGCAGGCTGGATACCTTGCAAAGTGCCATTGAAGCTCAACTGAAAATCCTGCCTGCGCTGCAGGCCGAGCTTGATGCGTATTGGCTTTACCGTGTGCAGCTCGCCCAGCTCGATGCGCAGCCAGGCTTTCCAGAGTCGTTCGTGTGGCCCGTCCCGCCAGCGTCGCCGTTTTTATATGTAAAGCCGACCGAACAGCTGGCACCGGTTAGGGGCGTAAGTGCAGACGAGCTGCCCAAGTCCTGA
- a CDS encoding tail fiber assembly protein has protein sequence MPTYLIDDVGALIGPVELPVIPGLGEQTPSNAVSLPELLNPPNTGFAWTMVNNELQQVADRRGPMYRINDGSEEEWSSLGEPPERLTTKQWPGKYYVWREGDWVLDTEAQKAALASAALLVRDQRLQDAATRIAPLQYAEELGDATEAEKASLLEWKRYSVELNRIEQTPDYPLQIKWPSPPSDTTAL, from the coding sequence ATGCCTACTTACTTGATAGATGATGTCGGGGCCCTTATCGGTCCTGTCGAATTACCGGTTATCCCTGGGCTGGGCGAGCAAACTCCCAGCAATGCGGTGAGCTTGCCGGAGTTGCTGAACCCGCCGAACACGGGCTTTGCCTGGACGATGGTCAATAATGAGCTGCAACAGGTCGCGGATCGTCGAGGCCCTATGTATCGAATAAACGACGGCTCTGAGGAAGAATGGAGCAGTCTGGGTGAGCCTCCTGAAAGGCTCACTACCAAGCAATGGCCTGGCAAATACTATGTATGGAGAGAGGGGGACTGGGTTCTTGATACCGAAGCGCAGAAGGCCGCTTTGGCTTCCGCTGCTCTGCTGGTTCGTGACCAGCGTTTGCAGGACGCAGCTACACGTATCGCCCCGTTGCAGTATGCCGAAGAACTGGGAGATGCCACCGAGGCGGAGAAGGCAAGTTTGCTTGAATGGAAACGCTATAGCGTGGAACTGAACCGGATCGAGCAAACCCCGGATTACCCTCTCCAGATCAAATGGCCTTCACCGCCCTCGGATACAACTGCCCTGTAG
- a CDS encoding phage tail protein, translated as MDYPKSVPGVGLASGKFVDENPATGMPGSLIPAAWGNSVTQEILNAMAAGGEQPDETRTDQLATAITQIGSQVRQAYKGAGFGYTASETLLPGAAGHWHRINLGGITLTLPPKANVVVGKSITFHNASPAAATIKANGAEVISLFGAGSNTLKLNAAEWVELVFNTDAIYITKRGKITEVKEVDSQKVFSFNTDTVFTRDQMELLLLDATGSNRAFTLPSSNAALGVKDVIVRRIDSSGNRLTVNASAGEKIRFHTHLNAAGYSFLVLMGAGDWWHLRSDAAGSWWPIGRYDSTPLGRPVFETTTSFSPGGYGALNGGLLNRADWPWLWDHAQKSGMLYTEAARTGKEGGWSSGDGALTFRGPEGRGEFLRVLDESRGVDASRVAGSWQDGTWLRTVAQEWSGSDVETGTYLLGSGHAQADGRLNSTGPGGLLPPGALVPAGGSAYLPETTDNGVVATVMRDQQPMNNWIRFRSRNMAYPGRIKLI; from the coding sequence GTGGATTATCCCAAGAGTGTGCCGGGCGTAGGCTTGGCAAGCGGCAAGTTTGTAGACGAAAACCCGGCGACCGGCATGCCCGGTTCGCTTATTCCTGCGGCATGGGGAAACTCGGTGACGCAGGAGATTTTGAATGCGATGGCAGCCGGTGGTGAGCAGCCTGATGAAACCAGAACAGACCAGCTCGCAACCGCAATTACACAGATTGGTTCGCAGGTCAGGCAGGCCTACAAAGGTGCCGGGTTTGGCTACACCGCTTCTGAAACTCTGCTGCCCGGAGCGGCGGGGCATTGGCACAGAATCAACCTTGGGGGCATCACGCTGACCTTGCCTCCCAAGGCGAACGTAGTGGTAGGTAAGTCGATAACCTTTCATAACGCATCGCCAGCAGCGGCAACTATCAAGGCCAATGGTGCTGAGGTCATCTCTCTATTCGGTGCCGGCAGCAATACCTTGAAGCTCAATGCGGCGGAGTGGGTAGAGCTTGTTTTTAACACTGACGCAATCTACATCACCAAGCGCGGCAAAATCACAGAGGTAAAGGAGGTCGACTCTCAAAAAGTGTTCTCTTTCAATACCGATACAGTTTTTACAAGAGACCAGATGGAGTTGCTGCTACTGGATGCTACTGGCAGCAATCGTGCATTCACACTGCCCTCTTCAAATGCGGCACTAGGCGTCAAGGACGTCATTGTTCGCAGGATCGACAGCAGTGGCAACCGGCTGACCGTGAATGCAAGTGCCGGGGAAAAGATCAGGTTCCACACCCATTTAAATGCTGCTGGTTATTCCTTTCTGGTTCTGATGGGGGCTGGCGATTGGTGGCACCTGCGCAGCGATGCTGCTGGAAGCTGGTGGCCAATAGGTCGATATGACAGCACCCCATTGGGGCGACCTGTTTTCGAGACAACTACATCGTTCAGCCCAGGAGGATATGGAGCGTTGAACGGTGGGCTTCTTAATCGCGCCGACTGGCCGTGGCTTTGGGATCACGCGCAAAAGTCCGGGATGCTTTACACCGAAGCAGCTCGTACCGGCAAGGAAGGTGGATGGAGCAGTGGCGACGGCGCCCTGACCTTTCGAGGGCCTGAAGGTAGGGGCGAGTTCCTGCGGGTACTGGATGAGTCTCGTGGGGTCGATGCGTCGCGTGTCGCCGGCTCTTGGCAGGACGGCACTTGGCTCAGGACGGTGGCTCAGGAGTGGAGCGGCTCTGATGTAGAGACTGGCACCTACCTGCTGGGCAGCGGTCATGCGCAGGCGGATGGGCGCTTGAACTCTACAGGCCCGGGTGGCTTGTTGCCGCCAGGCGCATTGGTCCCGGCTGGCGGTTCGGCATATCTGCCAGAAACAACGGACAACGGCGTTGTGGCGACTGTAATGAGAGACCAGCAACCGATGAACAACTGGATTCGTTTCCGTAGCCGCAACATGGCCTATCCCGGCCGTATCAAACTGATCTGA
- a CDS encoding YmfQ family protein: MVVIRTAEHYAGQLQALLPPGPAWDPERVPELQQVITGLSREFARIDGRAFDLLNEMDPATVSELVPDWERVMNLPDPCLGLKPLFADRRLSVRQRLVATGGQNAAFYIDIAISQGYPDATVTEHRAPRMGRSRFGQAYFGTWSAQFMWTLNTGGRQRLGRRFGASYWGERFGVNPGLAIECLIRRAAPAHSVEFVNFN; this comes from the coding sequence ATGGTCGTCATAAGAACCGCCGAACACTACGCCGGACAACTGCAGGCGCTGTTGCCACCCGGTCCCGCATGGGATCCGGAGCGGGTGCCGGAATTGCAGCAGGTCATTACCGGCCTGTCCCGCGAGTTCGCACGCATCGATGGCCGCGCGTTCGACCTGCTCAACGAGATGGACCCCGCCACCGTCAGCGAACTGGTCCCGGACTGGGAGAGGGTGATGAACCTGCCTGATCCGTGCCTGGGGCTCAAACCCTTGTTCGCAGACCGGCGCCTGTCGGTGCGCCAGCGGCTTGTGGCGACAGGAGGGCAGAACGCGGCGTTCTACATCGACATTGCCATCAGCCAGGGCTACCCCGATGCCACCGTGACCGAACACCGAGCGCCCCGTATGGGGCGTTCGCGTTTTGGCCAGGCGTATTTCGGCACCTGGAGCGCGCAATTCATGTGGACCCTGAACACCGGCGGGCGCCAGCGCCTGGGCCGACGCTTCGGGGCCAGCTACTGGGGCGAGCGGTTCGGGGTGAATCCCGGGCTCGCAATCGAATGTTTGATCCGTCGAGCAGCACCGGCGCACAGCGTCGAATTCGTAAACTTCAACTGA
- a CDS encoding baseplate J/gp47 family protein — MPFETPTLPALINRTQVDLADEALRQSDARVLSRAHSGAAYGLYGYQDWIADQILPDTADEETLERQAILRLRQPRKVAQAATGTVRFTAAAGAVLDADTVLQFSDGRFYRVTKGVTTVAGNNTTTVEAVDAGVLGNADAGLVMTAVQPVEGIDSTFTVIADGLSGGISQESIESLRARVVRSYRVIPHGGNQDDYVTWALEVPGVTRAWCVRRFMGPGTVAVFFMRDDQADPIPDAEQLAAVAAYIEPLRPVTADVYVLAPVQKPVVYTIRLTPDTSAVRAAVEAQLLDLHNREGGLGETLLLTHIAEAISRATGETDHVLVSPVANVTAAANQLLTFGGIQWSS, encoded by the coding sequence ATGCCGTTTGAAACACCTACGTTACCGGCGCTGATCAACCGAACCCAGGTCGACCTCGCCGACGAAGCGCTGCGTCAGTCCGATGCTCGGGTATTGTCCCGCGCACACAGCGGTGCGGCCTATGGGCTGTACGGCTATCAGGACTGGATCGCCGACCAGATTCTGCCGGACACCGCCGACGAGGAAACCCTCGAGCGGCAAGCCATCCTGCGCCTGAGGCAGCCGCGCAAGGTGGCACAGGCCGCCACCGGCACGGTGCGCTTTACCGCTGCAGCCGGCGCGGTGCTGGATGCGGACACTGTGCTGCAGTTCAGTGATGGACGCTTCTACCGCGTCACCAAAGGCGTCACCACGGTTGCGGGCAATAACACCACCACGGTCGAAGCAGTCGATGCCGGTGTTCTGGGTAATGCGGATGCCGGTCTGGTGATGACTGCCGTGCAACCGGTCGAAGGCATCGACAGCACCTTCACCGTCATTGCCGACGGACTTTCCGGCGGCATCTCGCAGGAAAGTATCGAGTCGTTGCGTGCGCGTGTCGTGCGTTCCTACCGGGTCATCCCGCATGGCGGCAATCAGGATGATTACGTGACCTGGGCGCTGGAAGTGCCGGGCGTGACGCGCGCCTGGTGTGTGCGCCGTTTCATGGGGCCGGGGACGGTAGCGGTGTTCTTCATGCGTGACGACCAGGCCGATCCCATTCCTGACGCCGAGCAGCTCGCCGCGGTCGCGGCGTATATCGAGCCGCTGCGTCCGGTCACGGCTGATGTGTATGTGCTGGCGCCGGTGCAGAAACCGGTGGTCTACACCATCCGGCTCACCCCGGACACCTCCGCCGTTCGGGCGGCGGTCGAGGCGCAGTTGCTGGACCTGCACAACCGTGAGGGCGGACTGGGCGAAACCCTGTTGCTCACGCACATCGCCGAGGCCATCAGCCGCGCGACGGGCGAAACCGATCATGTGCTGGTTTCGCCAGTGGCCAATGTTACTGCCGCGGCCAACCAGCTGCTCACGTTCGGGGGTATTCAATGGTCGTCATAA
- a CDS encoding phage GP46 family protein, with protein sequence MIIEGSLQASLLRSVVISLFTWRRAEADDPFDDAERYGWWGDTYPAQANDRIGSRLWLLRRVRLTAQTQRDAEFYAREALDWLIEDGQVKHINILTEQVQSNRLNLGVELVVSDGQLVRFNPSEQWQVIYAV encoded by the coding sequence ATGATTATCGAAGGCTCTCTGCAGGCGTCCTTGCTGCGCTCGGTGGTCATCAGCCTGTTCACCTGGCGGCGTGCCGAAGCGGACGACCCGTTCGACGATGCCGAGCGCTATGGCTGGTGGGGCGACACCTACCCGGCACAGGCCAATGACCGAATCGGTTCCAGGCTGTGGCTGCTGCGCCGGGTCAGGCTGACTGCCCAGACCCAGCGCGATGCCGAGTTCTATGCCCGCGAAGCGCTCGACTGGCTGATCGAGGATGGCCAGGTCAAGCACATCAACATCCTTACCGAACAGGTTCAGAGCAACCGCCTGAACCTGGGCGTCGAGCTGGTCGTCTCGGACGGTCAGCTCGTGCGTTTCAACCCTTCTGAACAGTGGCAGGTGATTTATGCCGTTTGA
- a CDS encoding phage baseplate assembly protein V, with product MSLLNRMLVRGTVVLARASSKMQALQMRLTAGEVKDDMEHFEPYGFTSNPLAGAEGIAAFIGGDRSHGLLLVVADRRYRLKGLESGEVAIYTDEGDKIHLKRGKVIDIETDTLNIKATVAVNFDTPQITQTGKIVSQGDQLAAGISQISHLHGNVQGGNGQSGPPVGGAG from the coding sequence ATGAGCTTACTCAATCGCATGCTGGTGCGCGGCACGGTGGTGCTCGCCAGGGCCAGCAGCAAAATGCAGGCGCTGCAAATGCGCCTCACCGCCGGAGAGGTCAAGGACGACATGGAGCACTTCGAACCCTACGGCTTCACCAGCAACCCGCTGGCCGGCGCCGAGGGCATTGCCGCGTTCATTGGTGGCGACCGGTCGCACGGTCTGCTGCTGGTGGTGGCCGACCGGCGCTATCGCCTCAAGGGGCTGGAGTCCGGCGAAGTGGCGATCTATACCGACGAGGGCGACAAGATTCACCTCAAGCGCGGCAAGGTCATCGACATTGAAACCGACACCTTGAACATCAAGGCGACGGTGGCCGTGAACTTCGACACTCCACAGATCACCCAGACCGGAAAGATCGTCTCCCAGGGCGACCAGCTTGCCGCTGGCATCAGCCAGATCAGCCATCTGCACGGCAACGTGCAGGGCGGTAATGGCCAGAGCGGGCCGCCCGTTGGAGGTGCCGGATGA
- a CDS encoding phage baseplate assembly protein: MIDPNIVTLTVDQHDYAGWKSVEISAGIERQARSFDVSITWQWPGTEISHPITPGAACEVRIGGELILTGWVFAAPISYDGKQVTLKISGRSKTADLIDCSAINRPSQWKEVGVLKIVEALAAPYGLSVISEIPETSKMADHTIEPAETVFKSIDRLLTLFRIFSTDDEYGNVVLARPGSRGQSADALELGKNVLSAVIARDFSGLFSEYRVIGQQTGNDQTFGKESSEVSAEVTDDRHDDPAHKKRLRVLVVHEDAPITPKLALSRANWERGQRAGKALLTTYKVQGWRQSNGALWRHNTMVRVIDPVIGFTSRNMLISAVTYSLSDQGTITTLVVGPPEGFQAEPGDPNKRSKVQVNQDAYSWLLPIDEETTS; this comes from the coding sequence ATGATCGACCCTAACATTGTCACCCTGACCGTTGACCAGCACGACTATGCCGGCTGGAAGTCGGTGGAAATCTCTGCCGGGATCGAGCGTCAGGCGCGCAGCTTTGACGTGAGCATTACCTGGCAGTGGCCGGGCACTGAAATCTCGCATCCGATCACGCCCGGCGCAGCGTGCGAAGTGCGTATCGGCGGCGAGTTGATTCTGACCGGCTGGGTGTTTGCCGCGCCGATCAGCTATGACGGTAAGCAAGTCACGCTAAAGATTTCCGGACGCTCGAAAACCGCCGACCTCATCGACTGTTCGGCCATCAACAGGCCGAGTCAGTGGAAGGAGGTGGGGGTGCTGAAGATCGTTGAGGCGCTGGCTGCTCCCTATGGTTTGTCGGTGATCAGCGAAATACCGGAAACCTCGAAGATGGCCGATCACACCATCGAGCCTGCCGAAACCGTGTTCAAGTCCATTGACCGGCTGCTGACCCTGTTCCGGATTTTTTCCACCGATGACGAATACGGCAATGTGGTGCTGGCCAGGCCGGGCAGTCGCGGGCAGAGCGCAGACGCGCTCGAACTCGGCAAGAATGTGTTGAGCGCCGTCATCGCGCGGGACTTTTCCGGGCTTTTTTCCGAGTACCGGGTCATCGGTCAACAGACTGGTAATGACCAGACGTTCGGCAAGGAGTCGTCGGAGGTCTCGGCAGAAGTCACGGATGACCGGCATGACGACCCCGCGCATAAAAAGCGTCTTCGCGTACTGGTCGTTCATGAGGATGCGCCGATCACCCCCAAGCTCGCCCTGAGTCGCGCCAATTGGGAGCGTGGTCAGCGGGCCGGCAAGGCGCTGCTCACCACCTACAAGGTCCAGGGCTGGCGGCAGTCCAACGGGGCGCTCTGGCGGCACAACACCATGGTCCGGGTGATCGATCCGGTTATTGGTTTTACGAGCCGGAACATGCTGATTTCAGCCGTGACCTACTCGCTGAGCGACCAAGGCACGATCACCACACTGGTGGTCGGTCCGCCTGAAGGTTTCCAGGCCGAGCCAGGTGACCCCAACAAGCGCAGCAAGGTGCAGGTCAACCAGGACGCTTACTCCTGGCTGCTGCCCATCGACGAGGAAACAACCTCATGA